Within Lolium rigidum isolate FL_2022 chromosome 5, APGP_CSIRO_Lrig_0.1, whole genome shotgun sequence, the genomic segment CTCGACTGCAATGCAATGTACTCTGTATTGTATTTGCAATGTGATGTTTCCGGTTATAGTCGATATCCTCATACATGACTATATAGATGATCCAGAAGAGGAAACCTCTATAAAGATGCTGCCTGGGGCAATGTTCTTAATTCCGGCAATGTTCTTAATTCCTTGATGTTCAGTAGCATGTAATTATATGTGCAGTGTTAGCCCTGTGCCCTTGTATTAATATAAAAATTACACCGTAAGGGATTCCCCTATAGTAGAACTGTCAAAAAATGTTCAGGAGCATCGAGCTGTCCAGCTTCTCTCTGTACTTGTATAGGGAACATGTATATTCTGTACAGAGCTTTAAGGCTTTGGTCAAGTGAATGTATGCACTTGTGAGTTTGTGAGCGTGGTGATGCTGCTGAAACTGCAGCCGGCAACCCAAACCGATGGATCATGGATGCATTCATCCCAGTCCCAGCTTGCACATCACTGGCACAGGGCTTACAGCCATTGCCATACTGAGCGGTTCAGAGGAGGAGAAGCAGCATATGGGCCACATGTTAATCTGGCACAACGTGCGTGATAATCCTGAAATCCATTAGGAAGCAACCAAAACGATTAATCGGTAGTTCTCATGATGCACGGGTCTTAATCATCAGCCATTAAGCAGCCCGGACAGTATGGCAGCACACTCTGCTTTGATCTCTCCAGTAGTCCAGTCACCCCCGACAACAGGCAAATAGGTTGGCCCTAGAGAGATTGAATCAAGATCACATCGATATCATGGCCATACACTTGCAGTTAGCACTGCATGTTCAGAACTCATGGCCATGTCCCTTGCCAACTTGTCTCCCATGATAGCGTCGCCGCACCTAGACTGCATGCATTGCCCTCCTTTCTCCCATCTCACCTATAAATCCATCGGTTCAGAACCACATCTACCACAGCTTCCATCACAAAGCAAAGCACCACAACAAGCTAACTTCCATCCCTGGCATACCTCACACACAGAACTCACTTAACACCATGGTCAGCGCCAAGAGGCTCGCTCAGATGGCCAAGAAGTGGCAGAAGATGGCGGCCATGGGGAGGAAGAGGGTCACTCGGACTACATCGACTGCAAAAAGAGCCGCCGATGAGTGTTGCACGACATCGCCGGTGGCCGTGAAGGGTCACTGCGTGGTGTACACTGCCGATGGAGCGCGCTTCGAGGTGCCGCTAGCATACCTCGGCACGGTGATCATCGGCGAGCTCCTGGGTATGTCCCACGAAGAGTTCGGCTTCACGAGCGACGGAAGGATCACCCTGCCATGCGATGCGGTGGTGATGGAGTACGTCATGTGCCTGCTTAGAAGGAACGCATCGGAAGAGGTTGAAAGGGCTCTCCTGAGCTCCGTGGTCAAGAATTGCCACCAGGATAGAGTCTTGGAGCTGTCCATGGGAATTAGATCAGTAGCTGCTTGTAGTTTCTGAAATCCACAAATGGGTCTTTTTAGACTTCTTAGCCATTATTTAGgatgatgtaaatattttttttcaTATGGGAGATAGTGAATGGAACTATAGTACGTAAATGTATGTTCTGTTTTCACAGCATAGTTGAGACTCTCGAGTTCTGCGGCTACGGATGTGATAAGTTAAGCTAAGGCTCAATTGCATAATGGTGTGTATAAGCGTGTCTATAATGCGTTTCAGTTCATTAAAGATCATAGTGTGCATAGCCCGGAGTTAATCTTCCATTATATATATAAAAAGTACACCAAAGATTCGAAGTGGATATGGTACACAATGTCCCTAAAAAGGAATAGTACTGATTTGCCAAAATGACAACAAATCTTGTTCTGGTCAGTCAAAAATTCCTTTCTCTCTCATTTCTCAGTTTTTTGATTAAATTGTGTAAAAAGGTCCATACCAAACATGTAAGAGAGCAGCTCTCCACCTCTACTCCTACTGAAATAAATGAAGATAAATATGGACATCTCTAGTATCAACTTATGACCGTGGTCCCTCGCTTCATAATAACTTGTATGTGTTTGGGCCACTGAAGAGATTTAATCTGGTTTTTCATCAACACTCTGTCATGGGCATGAGGTTAGACTAGATATCTTCATCCCAGGGGCCACTCTACATATATCATTTCATCAGGATATGATTGATCAAGCACCCAAAATATCAGAAATGGACCATCATCATCAATCAGTCATATGCCTCAGGTGAGTTattctcaaaaagaaaaagaaaagcaggtTAGTATTGTTAGAGATGTATAGCACACTTTACTGTACATCCTAATTTATTATAGGTTTCCTCTACTTTTCTATACTTGTACATGTATTGGGTATTTTCCTGTGAAACTTGGTATCAGAGTCCGTCCCCTTGTACCAACTCAATGATTCTCCAGCACGCCGCCGTGAGGCTTTTTGGCCGCTGCTGCTACTCCCAttctttctcgtcgtgttttgtgctCTAAGGGCTCGATTGGTAGCTTGCATGGAGGCCAACCAGGTCTTGGAGAGCGGAAAATGGCCTGATTAGATGACTGGGCTGCGGCTGCGTTGTAGTTGGCACGCGCGTCAAAACACCTCCGGGCCAGACCTATGGGGAACGCCCGAATCAGTTGTTTCCCGGAGCCAACCTTGTCGCTGGCTCCCAACATCCAAAAGATGTCAACGCCGGCACGCTTTGGTCCGACCAGGGAGATGGCGCGAGCTCCCGCACACAAGCGAAAAAGGGGGCGGGAGGATTTTGTCACCTTCTACCGAGACCGCCCCCTTATTTCTACCCCCTCCTATCACCGCAGATTTTGAAACCACCATTTCCCCCTTCCAGCACTCTTCTCCGGTCTGCAAGCAAGGTAAGTAGGCTGTGTCGACAGCTATGGCGGCGGGGTGACTCCGACAACTTCATCTAACTCTCCACTCCTTCGTCCACCTCGAGCGATGACTGTGAGTAACATCACCATGACTTCTTCTTCACCTCTATGTGGTTAGGGTTAGATATCTAGCCACTTTAGGTTAGATCTGTCAGCGATGTAGGCTTGTAGGTTCGATTCGTGGCATTACACTGTTAGTTCTTTGATCCTTTACCTCAGCAAGCATGGTTTGTCTTGTTCTATCATGTTGGTTTCCTATATTGTGCAATCGTAGTCTCATATGATCTAGTTGTTTCTATGCCTTGATCTAGTTTTATATAGGCTTATGATCTTGTATTACGTCGATTGTACCATCATTTAATTAGTTTGTAGATTCTTGGTAAATGTAGGACTCGTTGCGCCAGGATTTTATTAGCTAGGCTCTTGTCCCCTTTGAGGACTCGCAGATCCTTTCTTTTGTCGACGATTCTCAAGCTCACGTGGGTGAGAACTCTATGAATGTGGAGGTGGCTTAGAGTTCTAAGAAGCCTCAATATGTGCAATTCGGATTAATGTGCATAGCCTTGTTAGAATCATGGCATTGAAGGTTGCCCTGAACCTTGCTAAGGCCAGGCAGGAGCAAGAGCTGCATGATGCTCGCGAAGCGCGCAAATTAAGTCCACGGTGCGCAGATAAAGGGCGCCATGGTGTCTACCATTCCAATCCTCCTTCGTGGTAGAGAAGATGTGGGATATCATCAGATCCGGTGTCCGTACTGACGAAGGGTTCAAGGAGGCCCACCTCAGTGTTGTTTCCGGCATGagcaaggtagaacttaccctgTGGAAAAGCTCAGATGCTTAAAACCAGCCAAAGGAGCTGAGTGAGATGCTCCCAGGTAAGGCGACCGCGCCGCCCCTCCCAccatccccgccgccggccgTTCCCCAGCCCCACCCACCCAGCTCCAACCCCTCCCCTCCCACCCTGCCGACGCGCCTGACTCCGCAGGCTCCCTGGTTCCTCTCGGAGGAGCGACGCTGCCTCCTCCGCGCGTCCAAGCTGGTCTCCACTCCAGATCTGGATCAGGTGCCAACGCCGCCAGCTTCCACGCCGCCTCGCTCGAACAGCCCCGCCGTCTCCGATGGTGAGGGGGTCCCGGATTCCCCTGCTGCCTCCTTTCCTCGCCGCGCTACGTCCCCTGTTGGACGTGGTGGGACCCTCGTCTTCAATGCGGAGGAGGAGATGGACGCCATTAC encodes:
- the LOC124657814 gene encoding auxin-responsive protein SAUR36-like, whose amino-acid sequence is MVSAKRLAQMAKKWQKMAAMGRKRVTRTTSTAKRAADECCTTSPVAVKGHCVVYTADGARFEVPLAYLGTVIIGELLGMSHEEFGFTSDGRITLPCDAVVMEYVMCLLRRNASEEVERALLSSVVKNCHQDRVLELSMGIRSVAACSF